A region of the Nocardia asteroides genome:
ACTACGTGATCGAGGTCTTCGCGGAGATCTCGACGGCCAGCCCCTGGGTGCGGTTGCCCGCGCTGGCCTGCGCGATCCTGTGCTGGCTTGTGATCAGCCGCGAGGTCGTGCCCCGCCTCGGCCGCGGCGTGCGCACCAGCAAGGTGGCGCTGTGGACCGGCGGACTGGTGTTCCTGGCGTTCTGGCTGCCGTTCGACAACGGCCTGCGCTCGGAGCCGATCGTCGCGCTCGGCGCGCTGCTGACCTGGGTGTCGATCGAGCGGGCCATCGCGACCGGTCGCCTGCTGCCCGCCGCGGTGGCCATCCTGGTCGCGGCGTTCACGCTGGCCGCCGCGCCCACCGGCCTGATGTGTGTGGCGGCGTTGCTGGCCGGTATCCGTCCCATGGTGCGCATCGTGGTGCGCAAGCATCGGCGGTTCGCGGCGGTGGGCGCGGGACGGTGGGGTTCGACGCTGCCGCTGCTCGCGCCGATCGCCGCCGCGGGTGTGCTCGTGCTGACCGTGGTCTACAGCGACCAGACGTTTGCGGGCATTCAGGAAGCCAACCGAGTGCGTCAGGTGACCGGGCCGAACCTGGCCTGGTACGAGGACTACCTGCGCTACTACTACCTGTTCGTGGAGACGGTCGACGGCTCGCTGTCGCGCCGGTTCGCCTTCCTGGTGATGCTGCTGTGCCTGTTCACCACCATGCTGGTGCTGCTGCGGCGCAGGCAGGTGCCGGGTATCGCGAGCGGGCCGACCTGGCGGCTGATGGGCGTGGTCTTCGGAACCATCTTCTTCATGATGTTCAACCCGACCAAGTGGACCCACCACTTCGGCGCCTACGCGGGCATCGCGGGCTCGCTGGCGGCGGTCACCGCGGTCGCGGTCTCGGCGAGCGCGCTGCGGGCCCGTAAGAACCGGGCGATTTTCCTGGCCGGGTTGCTGTTCGTGCTGGCGGTGGCGTTCTCCGGCATCAACGGCTACTGGTATGTCTCCAGCTTCGGCGTGCCGTGGTTCGACAAGCGCATCTCGCTGCACGGTTACCAGTCGAACACCATCATGCTCATGCTGTTCGGCTTGGCGCTCGCGCTGGTCGGCTGGTACACGCTGCGGGAGGACTACACCAAGCCGCAACCGTCGGCGAAGACGGCGCGCGGAAGGCGCATCCGCCGGTTCGCCGCGATTCCGCTGACCGTGGTCGCCGCGCTGATGGTCGCGCTCGAGGTGCTCTCGCTGGTCAAAGGCGCGGTCTCGCAGTATCCGGCGTACTCGCTGGCCCGGTCGAACATCGACGCGCTCGGCGGAAGCACCTGCGGCCTGGCCAACGACGTGCTCGTGGAGCCGGACCCCAACGGCGGCAAGCTGGAGCCGATCATCGATCCCGCGCGGCCGCTGACCAATCCGGCCGACCCGCTCGCGGGCGTCGATCCGGTCGGATTCGACCCCAACGGCGTGCCCAACGATCTGTCCGCCGACAGTGTCGAGGTCAAGCCGGGCACCGGCAACACCTCCACCCAGTCGGTCGGCGCGGCGTTCGCGGAGGGGCAGAGCGCGGGCACCGGCGGCGGTCAGGGCGCGCTCGGCGTCAACGGCTCCACCGTCGCCCTGCCGTTCGGCCTGGACCCGGCGACCACGCCGATCCTCGGCAGCTACCAGAACGGCGTGCAGCAGCCCGCGAACGTCACTTCGAGCTGGTACCAGCTGCCCGCCCGTTCGGCGGACAAGCCGCTGGTGGTGATCTCGGCAGCGGGACGCATCCTCTCCTTCGACGACACCGGCGCGATGAAGTACGGCCAGTCGCTGACCGTCGACTACGGCAAGCGGCTGCCCGACGGCAGCGTGCAAAAGCTCGGTACCTACCTGCCGCGCGACATCGGCCCGTTCCCGTCCTGGCGCAACCTGCGGGTGCCGGTGGACGAGATCGCGCCCGACGCCGACGCGGTCCGGATCGTCGCCAACGACCCGATCCTGATCGGGGATCAGTGGCTGGCGTTCACGCCGCCGCGGATGCCGGAGTTGCGGTCGCTCAACAGCTTGCTGGGGTCGCTGCAGCCGATTCTGCTCGACTGGGCGGTGGGCTTGCAGTTCCCGTGCCAGCGGCCGTTCGATCACCGCAACGGCGTGGCCGAGGTGCCCGGTTACCGCATCCTGCCGGACCGTCCGCTGGCCATCAGCTCGACGAACACCTGGCAGGCCGAGGAATTCGGCGGCCCGCTCGGGTTCGCGCAGATGCTGGCGAAGTCCGTAACCATGCCCACCTATCTGAAGGACGACTGGGCGCGTGACTGGGGCTCACTGGAGCGCTACGACCAGTACGACCGCAACGCGGCCCCGGCGAAGCTGGACACCGGCACGGTGACCCGCTCGGGCTTGTGGTCCCCGGGCAACCTGCGAGTGTTCTGATCCACCGGGGGATCCCGGACAGCACAGGGCCGTCGCGTCGGTATAACCGCCGATCCGACGGCCCTGTCGTTGTCACCACGCGGCCCGAGCCGCCCGCCCGCTGAGCGATTTATACACACATCAGTGTGTACGCGCTGGGGAGACTGAACCGAGCGGGCGATTTGACCGATACCGACGTCGAAACCGCACTCAGCCGCCTCGCGCGCGCCACTGACTCGCCATCCGCTACTGAACCTGACCAAAGGTGCCTGGACCCGGCGGGCTGCGTTCAGGCTGAGCGATGCTCTCTATGTCGAGTTCGCCGAGCAACTGGACATCCCGTTGATCACCACAGACGGCCGCCTCGCTCGAGCATCCGCACGCGCCGAGGACATCCGCGCTGCGGCGCACTCGCGGGAATAGCGTCAGCTGCTAGCCGGCTATCGGGCTGAGCGGCGCCCGAGCCCAGACACAGGGCCGCCGCGCAGGAGAATCCCGCGCGGCGGCCCTGCCGTGTTACGCCGGTGCTGTACCGGGCGCTCAGACCTTCAGTCGAAGACCGAGCTCGCGCCGGAGCACTTCTTGCGCAGGGAGGCGGCCGAGCACGCGCAGCACCGCAGGCCGCAGCTCCCGTTGTTCCTCTTCGCTGAGCAGTCCGACAAGATCGCGCAGATCCATATCATCGAATGCCGTTGTCATGGCATTCAGATTAAGGCCGGCGACCCGATTCGTCCTGCGATGCATAGCCACAGGTGGGAGCATATTTTTCAGACCGGACAACCGGTTTACTGCCCGGAACGGTCGTAACGCGCCCGCGCGGCGATCACCTCGTCCATGCGCGCCTCCGCCCACGCTTTCACCGCGCTCATGACGGGCTGGAGGCTGTGGCCCAGCGCAGTGAGTTCGTATTCGACGCGAACCGGGACTTCCGCGGTGATCCGCCGCTCCACCAAGCCGTCGCGCTCCAATACGCGCAGCGTCTGAGTGAGCATCTTCGGGCTCACGCCCGCGATGGTCCGGTTCAGCTCCGCGTAGCGCAGCGGGCCGTCGGCGAGCGCGGCGAGCACCAGGCTCACCCATTTGTCACTGATGCGGTCCAGCAACTGCCGGGTGGGGCACTCGGCGATGTACGCGTCGTATCGCTGTTTGGCCATGTCACGGCGCTGCGCCGCAGTCATCGTCGCCATCGGAGCACCTCGCTGTCTCTAATGCACTTCCAGGTAACTACTACCCGACAGATAGTAACTGCTCTTAGGTTGGTCGGCGGACGAGAGAAAGGAACGTCATGCGTGCAGTAGTAGTCCGCCGGACGGACGTGGTGGAGATCGTGGAAGTGCCTACGCCGCAGCCGGGTCCGGGCACGATCCGCATCGCGGTCGCGGCGGCGACGGTGAATCCCGTGGATTTGATGGTGCGTGCGGGTGTGGGCGGCACGCCGTTCGCCGCGCCGCGCGAGCAGTGGGGGATCGGCTGGGATGTCGCGGGCACGGTGGACGCGATCGGAGCGGGTGTCACGGAGTTCACCGTGGGTCAGTCAGTGATCGGCATCAGCGACCGGCTCGACGTCTCTCTCGGCGCGCAGGCCGACTACGTGGTGCTGGAGGCCGGGAACGTCGCGCCCGCTCCGCTTTCGGTGTCCGCGGTGCAGGCGGCCACGATTCCACTCAACGGTCTCACCGCGATCCAGGCGGTGCGCGCGCTGGATCCGGCGTCCACCCACACGCTGCTGGTCACCGGAGCGGCCGGAGGGGTAGGCGGTTTCGCCGTCGAACTGGCGGCGGCACGCGGAGTCCGGGTGGTCGCCTCGGCCTCGCCCGCCGACGAGGACACCGTCCGTGCGCTGGGCGCCACCGATTTCGTTCCTCGCGAGGCGTCCCTCCCCGATGCCGTACGCACGCTGATCCCCGGCGGCGTCGATGCCGCCCTGGACACCGCCGCACTCGGCCCGCAGACCCTCGCGGCAGTGCGCGGCGGCGGGCGGTTCGTGTCGATCAGCGTTCCCAACACCCCGATCCCGTTGCGTGGCATCGATGTGCGCACGGTCCTGGTCCGGGCGGACCGTGCCCAACTCGACGACTTGGTCGCGCGAGTGGATGCGGGCGAACTCACCCTCCGCGTAGCCGAGACCCTTCCCCTCACCTCCGTCGCCGACGCCCACCGACGCCTGGCCGCCGGAGGCCTCCGCGGCCGCCTGGTTCTAGTGCCCTGATCAGCCGTTACCGGGCACACGGCCGCGTAGTCAGTGGAGTCATCGACGGTGGGACGCTGTGCGATTCGGTGCGCATCAGCGTCCCACCGCCGGATCAGCGGATGCGGATGGGGTCGTCGTTGGAGAGGCCGTCGCGAGTTTCGACGGTGACGTCGATGGTGGCGGGTTCGGCGTCCGGATCGTAGAGGGTGAATCTTTCGAGGGAGCCCCAGTCGCGTGCCCAGTCGCGGTCGAGGTAGGTGGGGACGGTCTGGGATTTCAGAAGCAGGCCGGTCCAGCCGAGTGGGCCGCCGCCGATGTCGTCCTGCCAGGCGTTGGAGGCGTCGGAGCCGACGCGGTCGGGCAGGATTCGCCACTGCGGGATCTCGCCCACGCCGTCCTTGTGGTCGAACGGCCGCTGGCACGGGAAAGCCAGACCGACGTGCCAGTCGAGCAGCACCGGATCCCGCGATCCCACCACGGAATTCAACGTCGCCAGCTTGGGCAGCCGGGGCGGGGTGACGGCCAGCCACTGCTTGGGCGTGATGTCGTTGTCGACCGCGATCAGCCGCACCGCGTTCACTTCCACCGGCAGCTGATCCAGCGGCACCCGCAGGTTGCGCCAGGACGGCGCGGGACCGATGTCCAGCGGATCGATCGAGCCGAGCGTGCGCACCTCGCCGTCCGCGCCGCGGACGCCGTACTCCAGGTGCAGTTCCTGCCCGTAGGTGAGCACGCCGTCGGCGTCGACCGACCGGATCCGGCCCGCAGCGGTGATCGCGAGCACCTGGTAGGTGGGGTCGTGGCGCATGCTGTCGGTCAGGTCGAGCCGGTACCACTGGGTGGTCAGCTTCGCCTGCTGCTGTTCGCCGTCCTGGTAGCTGCCGAGCACCGGGGTCTCGGCCGGGTCCAGGCCGAACGGCAGCGCGACGGAGCTGCCGTTGACGCCCACCTGCTCGGTGGTGCCGCCTCCGGTGCCCGCGCCGGTGGTCTTGGTGGTCTTGTTCTCGGAATCCCCCTCCACCGAGTTCGCGCCGCCGCTGACCGTTTCCTCGGCGTCGGCGGTGAGGTCACGCGCGACCCCGTTCGGTGTGAATCCCTTGTTCTGCGCCGCCAATCCGTCCGCGGGCGATCCGGTCAACGGTTGCAGCAGCGAATCGGCGGTGTCGGTCTCCACCAGCACTTCGTTCGCCAGGGCGCACGAATCCCCGCGCATCGATTCCACGTTCGACTTGGTGATCGAGTACGCGGGGTACTGCGTGGCCGCGGCTTTGGTGAGTGAGGCGATCTCGAATATCACCAGCAGTGCGGCGGCCACGGTCAGCGGTGCCGACGCCCAGCGATCGAATCGGCGTGGCGCCGAGGCGTTCTCGCGCCGGTACGGCTCGCGGTAGTGCTGCCAGATGGCCACCAGCAACGCGACGCCGCTGAGGCCGAGGAACAACGTGGACAGCCCCTTACCGGCGATCAGCGGCGCTTTGTCCCACCACGGCACACCGTAGCTGGACACGTACCACCACCCGTTCGATCCGGTGAAGGTCACCGCGAGCAGGAACAGCACGGCGGCGGCGAACAGGGCGCGGTTGCGCGGCGAGCGAATGCCGGTGGTGCCCACCGCGACCGCGGCGAGCGCGGCCAGCGATCCGGCCAGTCCGGCGTACACGCCGAAGTGGTGCGTCCACTTGGTGGGGGTGAACATCATCAGGAACAGCGACGCGAACACGATGCCGAGAATGCGCACCGAAGGGCCGCGAGAGGTGCCGGGAATCCGTCCTTTGCGCAGTACTTGCAGCACGCAGACCAGCAGGCACAGCAGCATCACCAGCACGCCGAACCGCCGCGCCAGCGAACCGTCGGGCGAAAGCATGAGCAGCGAGTCCCAGCGGGTGCGCTCGTCGAACCACGCGACGTTCGGGCCGACGATCGTGCGAACGCGGGTGGCCTCGAGCACCGTAGCCAGCGTCTGGTCG
Encoded here:
- a CDS encoding NADP-dependent oxidoreductase translates to MRAVVVRRTDVVEIVEVPTPQPGPGTIRIAVAAATVNPVDLMVRAGVGGTPFAAPREQWGIGWDVAGTVDAIGAGVTEFTVGQSVIGISDRLDVSLGAQADYVVLEAGNVAPAPLSVSAVQAATIPLNGLTAIQAVRALDPASTHTLLVTGAAGGVGGFAVELAAARGVRVVASASPADEDTVRALGATDFVPREASLPDAVRTLIPGGVDAALDTAALGPQTLAAVRGGGRFVSISVPNTPIPLRGIDVRTVLVRADRAQLDDLVARVDAGELTLRVAETLPLTSVADAHRRLAAGGLRGRLVLVP
- a CDS encoding arabinosyltransferase domain-containing protein; this translates as MRPDRSSRAFTRIRWIALVSGLLGFLLALLAPLLPVRQDRASLDWPEPGAASVAAPLVSYEPLRFRATLPCSLTGEIGAAGTLLSTAPVASGQAATKGLVVSVADGALSVVLRDVPLLSAPLAEVGSCATLDIESNAAATTAELTGVTRQDGTPFRSTVTRDIRPQMVGVFTDLDAGRLTGAQVHADIDSRFSSTPSPLKLAAMIAAAVFTLVALVALHLLDTTDGRKPRRFLPAHWWRVTPADGVVLGILALWHVIGANTSDDGYILNMARASEHAGYMANYYRWFAVPEAPFGWSYEVLAWMARISDASLWMRLPTLLAGVICWLVISREVLPRLGARVRRNKVALWTAGLVFLAFWLPYDNGLRPEPLIAAGALLTWCSIERAIATGRLLPAAVAVLIAAFSLAAGPTGLICIAALIAGSRPVLLIFIKRARGVVPVRTGPDADAAAAGSAEAAAAVNAPADVRKPSRAATIFRFAALLAPGLAAGTLVLIVIFADQTLATVLEATRVRTIVGPNVAWFDERTRWDSLLMLSPDGSLARRFGVLVMLLCLLVCVLQVLRKGRIPGTSRGPSVRILGIVFASLFLMMFTPTKWTHHFGVYAGLAGSLAALAAVAVGTTGIRSPRNRALFAAAVLFLLAVTFTGSNGWWYVSSYGVPWWDKAPLIAGKGLSTLFLGLSGVALLVAIWQHYREPYRRENASAPRRFDRWASAPLTVAAALLVIFEIASLTKAAATQYPAYSITKSNVESMRGDSCALANEVLVETDTADSLLQPLTGSPADGLAAQNKGFTPNGVARDLTADAEETVSGGANSVEGDSENKTTKTTGAGTGGGTTEQVGVNGSSVALPFGLDPAETPVLGSYQDGEQQQAKLTTQWYRLDLTDSMRHDPTYQVLAITAAGRIRSVDADGVLTYGQELHLEYGVRGADGEVRTLGSIDPLDIGPAPSWRNLRVPLDQLPVEVNAVRLIAVDNDITPKQWLAVTPPRLPKLATLNSVVGSRDPVLLDWHVGLAFPCQRPFDHKDGVGEIPQWRILPDRVGSDASNAWQDDIGGGPLGWTGLLLKSQTVPTYLDRDWARDWGSLERFTLYDPDAEPATIDVTVETRDGLSNDDPIRIR
- a CDS encoding arabinosyltransferase domain-containing protein is translated as MPDAATAVLTKPPAAPVVNPNDFRTARLIALLAGLLGALFALATPFLPVTQTTAVLNWPQGGTIGNVQAPLMSQVPIDLKATIPCETIAQLPERGGMLLATAPPQGDRAALEALFVRVSETSVDVIDRNAVVVSADRSRMGECTSLSISSDSERTYGVFNGLTKQVERPVEGGAPGASELVTVPVEGQLSGDLRPQVVGVFSDLKGAAPAGLAFDMTVDTRFSSSPTAIKLIAMIAAVLCTLIALAALARLDSSDGRGHRRFLPANWLKPTWADGAVVGTLLLWHFAGANTSDDGYILSMVRVAPHAGYMANYFRWYGVPEAPFGWYYYVIEVFAEISTASPWVRLPALACAILCWLVISREVVPRLGRGVRTSKVALWTGGLVFLAFWLPFDNGLRSEPIVALGALLTWVSIERAIATGRLLPAAVAILVAAFTLAAAPTGLMCVAALLAGIRPMVRIVVRKHRRFAAVGAGRWGSTLPLLAPIAAAGVLVLTVVYSDQTFAGIQEANRVRQVTGPNLAWYEDYLRYYYLFVETVDGSLSRRFAFLVMLLCLFTTMLVLLRRRQVPGIASGPTWRLMGVVFGTIFFMMFNPTKWTHHFGAYAGIAGSLAAVTAVAVSASALRARKNRAIFLAGLLFVLAVAFSGINGYWYVSSFGVPWFDKRISLHGYQSNTIMLMLFGLALALVGWYTLREDYTKPQPSAKTARGRRIRRFAAIPLTVVAALMVALEVLSLVKGAVSQYPAYSLARSNIDALGGSTCGLANDVLVEPDPNGGKLEPIIDPARPLTNPADPLAGVDPVGFDPNGVPNDLSADSVEVKPGTGNTSTQSVGAAFAEGQSAGTGGGQGALGVNGSTVALPFGLDPATTPILGSYQNGVQQPANVTSSWYQLPARSADKPLVVISAAGRILSFDDTGAMKYGQSLTVDYGKRLPDGSVQKLGTYLPRDIGPFPSWRNLRVPVDEIAPDADAVRIVANDPILIGDQWLAFTPPRMPELRSLNSLLGSLQPILLDWAVGLQFPCQRPFDHRNGVAEVPGYRILPDRPLAISSTNTWQAEEFGGPLGFAQMLAKSVTMPTYLKDDWARDWGSLERYDQYDRNAAPAKLDTGTVTRSGLWSPGNLRVF
- a CDS encoding helix-turn-helix transcriptional regulator is translated as MATMTAAQRRDMAKQRYDAYIAECPTRQLLDRISDKWVSLVLAALADGPLRYAELNRTIAGVSPKMLTQTLRVLERDGLVERRITAEVPVRVEYELTALGHSLQPVMSAVKAWAEARMDEVIAARARYDRSGQ